The following proteins come from a genomic window of Scomber japonicus isolate fScoJap1 chromosome 4, fScoJap1.pri, whole genome shotgun sequence:
- the aurkaip1 gene encoding aurora kinase A-interacting protein translates to MFTSKVVPRLSLLRRATCALQPHGETLNGCLQPVIPASCSSIKHKLYSTAADNRSPPRWIQLEPELEDALVPRKLSVSPLESWLSLRYSLPPLLEAPQPQEEVDLLNEKVLPPISVPVFEDGENSVTPLSCKNVLEIRRRKMNRHKYKKLQKRTKFLRKRVLEGRGKKKQKRFEKDLQRIWRRAGLKKAPEGWNTPKIFVKHYGGRKD, encoded by the exons ATGTTTACTTCAAAGGTCGTCCCTCGGCTCAGTCTATTACGTAGAGCAACTT GTGCACTTCAACCTCACGGAGAAACCTTGAATGGATGTTTGCAACCAGTCATTCCAGCTTCCTGCtcttcaataaaacacaaactctATTCGACAGCAGCGGACAACAGATCTCCACCTCGATGGATCCAACTAGAGCCAGAGTTGGAAGACGCTCTCGTGCCGCGTAAACTGTCTGTAAGTCCTCTGGAGAGCTGGCTCTCTCTGCGCTATTCGCTTCCACCCCTGCTGGAGGCTCCTCAGCCCCAGGAGGAAGTGGATCTTCTTAACGAGAAGGTGCTGCCACCCATTTCTGTCCCCGTATTTGAGGATGGCGAGAATTCGGTAACGCCTCTTAGCTGTAAGAATGTTCTGGAGATCCGGCGAAGGAAGATGAACCGGCACAAATACAAGAAGCTGCAAAAACGGACTAAATTCCTGAGGAAGAGAGTGCTGGAGGGCAGGGGTAAGAAGAAGCAG AAGCGATTTGAGAAGGACCTGCAGAGGATTTGGAGACGAGCCGGCCTGAAGAAAGCTCCAGAAGGATGGAATACACCTAAAATCTTCGTTAAACATTATGGaggcagaaaggactga
- the LOC128357230 gene encoding matrix remodeling-associated protein 8-like, translating to MHLGVTLLPILAVLVLPGAWAQSGSSRLGVVVEAKNITLPAGSEAVLPCHSPRMVWTRDRLKDRQRVVHWDLVRSSPEYSVERVLDMSPGARQRVYNSFNKERIALPDTAFNDGNFSLIIDNVVSTDKGVYTCNLHHHYCQIHQSIQIQLNVTKSPRKEKRFWDGEKTVIVVLLGSSVVLPCVNRRPLWREGLQEDQQQVAHWDFQPPGVRPDRADRLVDLYASGERRDYGPLFGHKMSVAEDAFTLGDFSLSISNLKPVDRGLYSCHLHHHYCGLHERRIFRLTVGPALPVAPTEAPKTFQLDEPAPRTEEVESPRVVNVILPEHRGYFVQHLGYFLATFLLLALIVVAVIVLTRRRKKRGLDYDVHRYDRRTMMGEAEISLDCAELKACNQEPLNSDYKNNLLKERDMTKDCNTSYDGKPWK from the exons ATGCATCTCGGTGTGACTTTACTTCCAA tTCTTGCTGTGCTCGTCCTGCCAGGAG cATGGGCtcagagtggaagcagcagacTTGGTGTGGTGGTGGAAGCCAAGAACATCACCCTCCCTGCAGGGTCTGAGGCTGTATTGCCCTGCCACAGCCCCCGCATGGTGTGGACCCGGGACAGACTGAAGGACCGTCAGAGGGTGGTGCACTGGGATTTGGTCCGCAGCAGCCCAGAGTATTCTGTGGAGCGTGTACTGGACATGTCCCCTGGTGCCCGACAGAGGGTCTACAATTCCTTCAACAAGGAGCGTATCGCCCTCCCAGACACTGCTTTTAATGATGGCAACTTCTCCCTCATCATCGACA atgTGGTCTCAACTGATAAAGGTGTTTACACGTGTAATCTACACCATCATTACTGCCAGATTCACCAGTCCATTCAAATCCAGCTCAATGTCACCAAGTCAC CTCGGAAAGAGAAACGTTTCTGGGATGGAGAGAAGACTGTGATAGTGGTCCTCTTGGGCAGCTCGGTGGTATTGCCTTGTGTGAACCGGCGCCCCCTGTGGAGAGAGGGCCTCCAGGAGGACCAGCAGCAAGTGGCTCACTGGGACTTCCAACCCCCTGGAGTTCGTCCTGATAGGGCCGACCGCTTGGTGGACCTCTATGCCTCCGGAGAGCGCCGGGATTACGGACCACTCTTTGGGCACAAGATGAGCGTGGCAGAGGATGCTTTTACATTAGGGGACTTCTCATTGTCCATTTCTAACTTGAAGCCAGTTGATAGAGGCCTGTACTCCTGCCACCTGCACCATCACTACTGCGGTCTTCACGAGAGACGCATCTTTAGGCTGACTGTGGGACCTGCGCTTCCAGTCGCTCCCACCGAAGCACCCAAAACTTTCCAGCTTGATGAGCCAGCGCCAA GGACTGAAGAGGTGGAGAGTCCACGAGTGGTGAATGTCATCCTCCCTGAGCATCGAGGTTATTTCGTGCAGCATCTGGGCTACTTCCTGGCAACCTTCTTACTGCTGGCACTCATCGTTGTCGCTGTCATCGTGCTGACTCGACGACGCAAAAAGAgag GGCTGGACTATGACGTGCACAGATATGATCG GAGAACCATGATGGGTGAAGCTGAAATATCATTAGACTGTGCAGAGCTGAAGGCCTGTAACCAAGAACCTCTGAATTCAG ACTACAAAAACAACTTACTGAAAGAGAGGGATATGACCAAAGACTGCAATACGA GCTACGATGGAAAGCCGTGGAAGTGA